AATATCGCGATTGAGTCTATTTATCCCAGTTATTTCAACATTAACACAGAAGTTGTGAGCAACTATGACAGCAAATTTATTGGTTGTCTAGGTGAAATTAGCTATCGCATTTTTGGTGATATTGAAGCTGTAGAAATTAAGAAAATTAATGCTTTGGCTGACTTTGCTTTATATACAGGAATTGGACGCAAAACAACTCAAGGAATGGGAATGGTGAGGAGAGTTAGGAGTTAGGAGTTAGGAGTTAGGAGTTAGGAGTTAGGAGTTAGGAGTTAGGAGTTAGGAGTAATGAGTAATGAGTAATGAGTAATGAGTAATGAGTAATGAGTTGGGAGTTGGGAGTTAGGAGTTAGGAGTTAGGAGTTAGGAGTTAGGAGTTAGGAGTTAGAACTGACAAATGACCAATGACCAATGACCAATGACCAATGACCAATGACCAATGACCAATGACAAATGACCAATGACAAATGAAAAACGAAGAATATATCCCTATTGCGGCATTAAATCAATATGCTTATTGTCCGCATCGCTGTTGGAGAATGTTTTGTGCTGGGGAGTTTATTGATAACCAATACACTATTGAAGGGACGAGTTTACATGAGCGAGTTCACACTGTTGGTGAAGGATATCGGGAAGATGTTTGGCAAGTTCGCGCTATTTGGTTGAAGTCTGATAAGTATCAGCTTATCGGTAAATCGGATTTAATTGAAGCAGAAAATGGCGAATGGTATCCTGTGGAATATAAGCGGGGACGTAAGGGCGAATGGGATAATGATGAATTGCAAGTTTGCGCTCAAGCTTTGTGTTTGGAAGAAATGACAGGACGCAGCA
The Gloeotrichia echinulata CP02 DNA segment above includes these coding regions:
- the cas4 gene encoding CRISPR-associated protein Cas4 → MKNEEYIPIAALNQYAYCPHRCWRMFCAGEFIDNQYTIEGTSLHERVHTVGEGYREDVWQVRAIWLKSDKYQLIGKSDLIEAENGEWYPVEYKRGRKGEWDNDELQVCAQALCLEEMTGRSINTGYIYYAHSHQRQLVDINKELRESAIATIQAVQQILFTGVMPKATKTKRCDGCSLYASCLPQAADKVARYQEV